A region of Salvelinus sp. IW2-2015 unplaced genomic scaffold, ASM291031v2 Un_scaffold16369, whole genome shotgun sequence DNA encodes the following proteins:
- the LOC112080534 gene encoding adenylyl cyclase-associated protein 1: MAELASLVQRLEVAVGRLEAVSGDGGGAAVGSGVVAAYVEAYDGIITGSVGQYMALSQQIGGDVQKHADMMKQAFSCQRQLLVTSSCSQKPSDASLTALLAPVSKVIQQVQTFREQNRSSPLFNHLSAVSESVPALGWVAMAPKPGPYVKEMQDAAQFYTNRVLKDYKEKDQKHVDWVKAYLSIWTELQNYIKQNHTTGLAWSKSGPVASASAAPPPRAGPPPPGPPPPPMDFSGSSGGSGDQEPDTRNALFASLNKGTDVTKGLKHVPKDQMTHKNPNLRTQTGPVRTGPKPFTTAKPAVTAAASRKLPPVLELDGKKWKVENQEGAQGLVISDTELKQVVYAFKCNNSTLQIKGKINSITLDNCKKLGLVFDDVVGIIEVINCRDVKVQVLGKVPTISINKTDGCHVYLSKDSLECEIVSAKSSEMNVLVPGKDGEYTEIPVPEQFKTXWDGKKLVTTCTEIAG, encoded by the exons ATGGCAGAGTTGGCAAGTCTGGTGCAGCGGCTGGAGGTGGCTGTYGGTCGTCTGGAGGCCGTGTCGGGTGATGGAGGTGGCGCTGCTGTCGGCTCTGGGG TTGTGGCAGCGTACGTGGAGGCCTATGATGGCATCATCACCGGATCTGTTGGCCAGTACATGGCCCTCAGCCAGCAGATAGGGGGCGACGTCCAGAAGCAT GCGGACATGATGAAGCAGGCGTTCTCCTGTCAGAGACAGCTCCTGGTTACCTCCTCCTGCTCCCAGAAACCCTCTGAT GCATCCTTGACTGCTCTCCTGGCCCCCGTCTCCAAAGTGATCCAGCAGGTGCAGACGTTCCGCGAGCAGAACCGCTCCTCGCCCCTCTTCAACCACCTCTCGGCCGTCAGCGAGAGCGTGCCTGCCCTCGGCTGGGTCGCCATg GCTCCTAAGCCAGGTccctatgtgaaggagatgcagGATGCTGCCCAGTTCTACACCAACCGGGTTCTCAAGGACTACAAGGAGAA GGATCAGAAGCATGTGGACTGGGTGAAGGCCTACCTGTCTATCTGGACTGAGCTGCAGAACTACATCAAACAGAACCATACCACCGGACTGGCCTGGAGCAAGAGT GGTCCAGTGGCCTCGGCCTCTGCAGCTCCTCCTCCCCGCGCCGGTCCTCCTCCCCCCggacctcctccccctcccatgGACTTCAGCGGGTCGTCTGGCGGTAGCGGAGACCAGGAACCAGACACCCGTAACGCCCTCTTCGCTTCCCTCAACAAGGGAACTGACGTCACCAAGG GCCTGAAGCACGTGCCCAAAGACCAGATGACTCACAAGAACCCCAACCTGAGGACTCAGACCGGCCCGGTGCGCACAGGGCCCAAGCCCTTCACTACCGCCAAGCCGGCTGTCACCGCCGCCGCCTCTCGCAAGCTGCCCCCCGTTTTGGAGCTTGACGGCAAAAAGTGGAAAGTG GAGAACCAAGAGGGTGCCCAGGGCCTGGTGATCAGCGACACAGAGCTCAAGCAGGTGGTCTACGCCTTCAAGTGTAACAACAGCACCCTGCAGATCAAGGGCAAGATCAACTCCATCACTTTAG ACAACTGTAAGAAACTGGGCCTGGTCTTTGACGATGTTGTGGGCATTATCGAGGTTATCAACTGCAGGGACGTCAAGGTCCAG GTCTTGGGCAAGGTGCCCACCATCTCCATCAACAAGACTGACGGTTGCCACGTGTACCTGAGCAAAGATTCGCTGGAGTGTGAGATCGTCAGCGCCAAGAGCTCAGAGATGAACGTGCTGGTACCTGGTAAAGACGGAGAATAT ACTGAGATCCCTGTTCCTGAGCAGTTCAAGACTSTCTGGGATGGCAAGAAGCTAGTCACCACTTGTACAGAGATTGCTGGATAG
- the LOC112080532 gene encoding dyslexia-associated protein KIAA0319-like protein, with translation MEGKHSKTLKLSKLTVGLYEFEVTVAGDGAHGEGFVNVTVKPELRINKLPIAVVSPKFQEISLPTSSTVIDGSQSTDDDKVVAWHWEEVKGPLREEKVSADTQILTLTGLVPGNYTFSLTVTDSDGAQSSTQATLSVSKAMDYRPVANAGPNQVITLPRNAVTLHGNQSADDHEPLAYEWSLSPESKGKVVEMQGVRTPTLQLSAMQEGDYTFQLTVTDTAGQQDTAQVTVIVQPENNKPPVADPGPEKELTLPVDRTTLDGSKSTDDQNISTYHWKQSKGPDGVKIENADGAVATVTGLQVGEYEFSLTVTDERDLASTETVTVIVREELDQPPVAHVQSRPAISLPLRTAALDGSHSTDDKGGVGYLWTRDDSSPAAGDVLNNSDHQAVLFLTNLVEGKYSFTLTVTDSKGQSSSDRGTLEVKPDRCWQGDPGELVLEVSVSQVSHRQRDMLLRQVGVLLGVLDSDITVREVSAFNEHSTRLVFLVSGGPGRPPLSGHSVALGLRNKLRKQKNDFLIFKARRVDTVICQLNCSSHGDCDSFTRTCVCHPFWMENFIKAQLWDQERNCEWSVLYVTIASFMIVVVIATVVWGMVCCYRRRKGKMRHKSKSRYKMLNGEEQDSLELHPPRAGRMKPAPAPSSSALMHSDSDLDSDDGQGGVPWTDRERGHLLRPQNGTLKNGQGPTRSKKQREEQL, from the exons atggaggggaaacACAGCAAGACACTCAAACTCAGCAAG CTGACGGTGGGACTGTATGAGTTTGAGGTGACCGTGGCCGGCGACGGAGCACACGGAGAGGGCTTTGTCAACGTAACAGTCAAACCAG AGCTGCGGATAAACAAGCTGCCCATCGCTGTGGTTTCCCCTAAGTTCCAGGAGATCTCCTTGCCAACCAGCTCCACGGTGATCGACGGCAGCC AGAGCACAGACGATGACAAGGTGGTGGCGTGGCATTGGGAGGAGGTGAAGGGCCCGCTGAGGGAGGAGAAGGTCTCTGCAGACACCCAAATCCTCACCCTCACCGGCCTTGTCCCAGGGAACTACACATTCAG TCTGACGGTTACGGACTCAGATGGAGCCCAGAGCTCCACCCAGGCCACGCTGTCGGTCAGCAAGGCCATGGACTACCGGCCGGTGGCCAACGCCGGGCCCAACCAGGTCATCACGCTACCGCGCAACGCTGTCACACTGCACGGCAACCAGAGCGCGGACGACCACGAGCCGCTGGCCTACGAGTGGTCGCTCAGCCCCGAGAGCAAGGGCAAGGTGGTGGAGATGCAG GGCGTGCGGACTCCCACTCTGCAGCTGTCTGCCATGCAGGAAGGAGACTACACCTTCCAGCTCACTGTCACAGACACAGCCGGACAGCAAGACACGGCACAGGTCACTGTTATCGTCCAGCCAG AGAACAATAAGCCCCCAGTAGCAGACCCCGGCCCAGAGAAGGAGCTGACCCTACCTGTGGACCGCACCACTCTGGACGGCAGCAAGAGCACGGACGACCAGAATATCTCCACCTACCACTGGAAACAGAGCAA gggCCCGGACGGAGTGAAGATCGAGAACGCTGATGGCGCCGTTGCCACGGTGACAGGGCTGCAGGTGGGCGAGTACGAGTTCAGCCTGACCGTGACGGACGAGAGGGATCTGGCGAGCACCGAAACGGTCACAGTCATCGTCCGAGAGG AGTTGGACCAGCCCCCAGTAGCCCATGTCCAGTCCAGGCCGGCCATCTCTCTGCCCCTGCGGACTGCAGCCCTGGATGGCTCCCACTCCACAGACGACAAGGGCGGAGTCGGCTACTTGTGGACCCGTGACGACAGTAGCCCTGCAGCAGGG GATGTACTGAACAACTCTGACCACCAGGCGGTGCTGTTTCTCACTAACCTGGTGGAGGGAAAGTACAGCTTCACTTTGACTGTGACAGACAGCAAGGGTCAGAGCAGCTCAGACAGAGGGACTTTAGAGGTCAAACCAG ACCGTTGTTGGCAGGGTGACCCTGGTGAGCTGGTGCTGGAGGTGTCTGTGTCCCAGGTGTCCCACCGCCAGAGAGACATGCTGCTCAGGCAGGTGGGCGTGCTGCTGGGCGTGCTCGACAGTGACATCACCGTACGGGAGGTCAGCGCCTTCAACGAGCACAG tACTCGTCTGGTGTTCTTGGTGTCTGGGGGTCCGGGTCGCCCCCCTCTGTCCGGTCACAGTGTGGCTCTGGGGCTGCGCAACAAACTACGCAAACAGAAGAACGACTTCCTCATCTTCAAGGCACGGCGGGTGGACACAGTCA tCTGCCAGCTGAACTGCTCTAGTCACGGGGATTGTGACTCATTCACACGGACCTGCGTCTGCCACCCCTTCTGGATGGAGAATTTTATCAAAGCACAGTTGTGGGACCAAGAAAGAAACTGTG aatGGAGTGTGCTGTACGTAACCATAGCATCCTTCATGATTGTGGTTGTCATCGCGACCGTTGTCTGGGGTATGGTATGTTGTTACCGCAG GCGTAAGGGTAAAATGCGCCACAAGAGCAAAAGCCGCTATAAGATGCTTAATGGCGAAGAGCAGGACAGCCTGGAGCTACACCCACCCCGagctg GCAGAATGAAGCCAGCCCCCGCTCCCTCCTCCTCGGCCCTCATGCACTCTGACTCTGACCTGGACAGTGACGACGGGCAGGGAGGGGTCCCGTGGACGGACCGGGAACGAGGACACCTCCTCCGACCCCAGAACGGAACCCTGAAAAACGGCCAGGGTCCCACCAGGAGTAAAAAGCAAAGAGAGGAGCAGCTATAG
- the LOC112080535 gene encoding palmitoyl-protein thioesterase 1: protein MTTLLSLLLGAGPLLLLALNPVHGSDNATLPLVLWHGMGDSCCNPLSMGSIKKMIEETIPGIDVLSLMIGKTVSQDTENGFFMDVNEQVSMVCSQLAQDPKLKDGYNAMGFSQGGQFLRAVAQRCPSPPMKTLISVGGQQQGVYGLPKCPGESSHICDWIRKKLNSGAYTDIVQKHLVQAQYWHDPLNDDLYKKHSLFLADINQERVVNETYKKNLQLLDKFVMVKFLQDSVVDPADTEWFGFLKTGQAKETETLQESVLYKEDRLGLAAMDAAGKLDFLGTEGDHLQFTREWFNAKLVPYLR from the exons ATGACCACACTTCTTAGCTTGCTCCTCGGGGCTGGTCCACTACTGTTACTTGCCCTAAACCCAGTACATGGATCTGACAATGCCACCCTCCCATTGGTTCTGTGGCACGGAATGG GAGACAGCTGTTGCAACCCTCTCAGCATGGGCTCCATAAAGAAGATGATCGAGGAAACCATCCCTGGAATTGACGTCCTGTCACTAATGATTGGCAAGACTGTCAGTCAG GACACAGAGAATGGTTTCTTCATGGAtgtcaatgagcaggtgtccatggTGTGCAGCCAGCTGGCCCAGGATCCCAAACTGAAGGATGGCTACAATGCCATGGGCTTCTCCCAGGGAGGACAGTTCCT gaGGGCAGTGGCGCAGCGCTGTCCATCTCCTCCAATGAAAACCCTGATCTCTGTTGGGGGACAACAACAAG GGGTGTATGGTCTCCCTAAATGCCCTGGAGAGAGCTCCCATATCTGTGACTGGATTCGCAAGAAACTCAACTCAGGAGCCTACACCGATATTGTGCAAAAACA CTTGGTGCAGGCACAGTACTGGCACGACCCACTGAACGACGACCTGTACAAAAAACACAGCCTCTTCCTGGCTGATATCAATCAGGAGCGG GTGGTGAACGAGACTTACAAGAAGAACCTCCAGCTGCTGGACAAGTTTGTGATGGTCAAGTTCTTGCAGGACAGTGTTGTGGATCCAGCTGACACTGAG TGGTTTGGTTTTCTGAAAACGGGTCAGGCAAAAGAGACCGAGACGCTTCAGGAGAGTGTTCTCTATAAAGAG GATCGTCTTGGKCTGGCAGCGATGGATGCAGCTGGAAAGCTGGATTTCCTGGGTACAGAAGGAGATCACCTCCAGTTCACCAGGGAGTGGTTCAACGCCAAACTAGTGCCTTACCTGCGCTAA